The Microbacterium sp. Nx66 genome contains a region encoding:
- the metX gene encoding homoserine O-acetyltransferase MetX, with product MDWQTTSEDTVPSAPVTEADVRLLRARPPATGAWRDGDPVGGRRFAAFGAFTAESGAQLPGIRLAYESWGELNAARDNAVLVLHALTGDSHVRGEAGAGHPTAGWWEDVVGPGAPLDTDEWFVIAPNMLGGCQGSTGPASIAPDGYEWASRFPYLTIRDQVAAQVRLADALGIDSWAAVIGGSMGGMHALEWGVSQPDRVQRLAVLSSPPVTTADQIALNTVQLETIRMDPRYQGGEYYDLADGDGPHRGLALARRMALLNYRSPIELNQRFQRSWQSDVSPLGHGGRFAVESYLDFHGNKFTRRFDANSYVTLVEAMNSHDVGRGRGGVEEALKAVTAKTLVLGIDSDRLFPVDGQQRIARSIANVLDGEAVVLTSDFGHDGFLIETEAVGAHLRRLLDA from the coding sequence ATGGACTGGCAGACGACCTCCGAGGACACGGTGCCGTCGGCACCGGTGACGGAGGCCGACGTCCGGCTGCTCCGTGCCCGCCCGCCGGCCACCGGCGCCTGGCGGGACGGCGATCCCGTCGGCGGCCGCCGCTTCGCCGCGTTCGGCGCCTTCACCGCGGAGAGCGGAGCACAGCTTCCCGGCATCCGCCTCGCCTACGAGAGCTGGGGCGAGTTGAACGCCGCCCGCGATAACGCGGTGCTCGTCCTGCACGCTCTCACCGGCGACAGCCATGTGCGCGGCGAGGCCGGCGCCGGCCACCCGACCGCCGGCTGGTGGGAGGACGTCGTCGGCCCCGGTGCGCCGCTCGACACCGACGAGTGGTTCGTGATCGCGCCGAACATGCTCGGCGGCTGCCAGGGATCGACGGGGCCGGCAAGCATCGCCCCGGACGGCTACGAGTGGGCGTCGCGCTTCCCCTACCTCACCATCCGCGACCAGGTCGCCGCGCAGGTGCGCCTGGCCGACGCGCTCGGCATCGACAGCTGGGCGGCGGTGATCGGCGGCTCGATGGGCGGCATGCATGCGCTCGAGTGGGGCGTGTCGCAGCCCGACCGGGTGCAGCGGCTCGCGGTGCTCTCCTCTCCCCCGGTCACCACCGCCGACCAGATCGCGCTCAACACCGTGCAGCTGGAGACCATCCGCATGGACCCGCGCTACCAGGGCGGCGAGTACTACGACCTCGCGGACGGCGACGGTCCGCATCGCGGCCTCGCCCTCGCCCGCCGCATGGCTCTGCTGAACTACCGCAGCCCGATCGAGCTCAACCAGCGGTTCCAGCGCTCCTGGCAGTCCGACGTGTCGCCGCTCGGCCACGGCGGGCGCTTCGCGGTGGAGTCGTACCTCGACTTCCATGGCAACAAGTTCACGCGGCGCTTCGATGCGAACAGCTACGTCACCCTCGTCGAGGCGATGAACTCGCATGACGTCGGTCGCGGCCGCGGCGGCGTCGAGGAGGCCCTGAAGGCGGTGACCGCGAAGACCCTCGTCCTCGGCATCGACAGCGACCGCCTCTTCCCCGTCGACGGGCAGCAGCGGATCGCGCGGAGCATCGCGAACGTGCTCGACGGCGAAGCGGTGGTGCTCACGAGCGACTTCGGCCACGACGGCTTCCTCATCGAGACCGAGGCCGTCGGCGCGCACCTACGGCGTCTACTCGACGCCTGA